In Hevea brasiliensis isolate MT/VB/25A 57/8 unplaced genomic scaffold, ASM3005281v1 Scaf165, whole genome shotgun sequence, the following proteins share a genomic window:
- the LOC131176555 gene encoding beta-glucosidase 18-like, producing the protein MLLWHLGLTFFFNSQFYIYLFNYVGIEPVVTLYHFDVPQELEDRYGTWLSLQIQDDFGYFADICFEAFGKHWITLNEANMVAQYGYYSGIWPPNRCSHPAGNCKAGNSDLEPYIAAHNMILAHATATEIYRKKYQEKQGGKIGIVLHFYWYGPLRDIPADRVAAQRALGFIAACMEKTIMYFKDGYNNTPMYIERICTA; encoded by the exons ATGCTACTTTGGCACTTAggattaacatttttttttaattctcaatTTTATATATACCTTTTTAATTATGTAGGAATAGAACCGGTTGTTACTTTGTACCATTTCGATGTTCCTCAAGAATTAGAAGATCGATATGGTACTTGGCTAAGTCTACAAATACA GGATGATTTCGGCTACTTCGCAGATATCTGTTTCGAGGCTTTTGGGAAACATTGGATTACCCTCAATGAAGCTAACATGGTGGCTCAATATGGCTACTACAGTGGAATATGGCCACCAAACCGATGCTCTCACCCTGCAGGCAATTGCAAAGCTGGAAACTCTGACTTAGAACCCTACATTGCTGCTCATAATATGATATTGGCGCATGCCACAGCAACTGAAATTTATAGAAAGAAGTATCAG GAAAAACAAGGAGGGAAGATTGGCATTGTACTGCATTTCTATTGGTATGGGCCATTGAGAGACATTCCAGCCGATCGTGTGGCTGCTCAACGAGCTCTAGGTTTCATTGCGGCTTG CATGGAGAAGACAATAATGTACTTCAAAGATGGATACAACAACACGCCCATGTACATAGAACG GATATGCACAGCCTAG